The genomic interval cacacgcagatatatatgtatgtatatatatacatatatatatatatatatacatacacatatatttatttcctgCTGTCTGAGTTGTAAAACAATGTGTACTTTTAAACCACCCTGGTTTGTGATTTATAGACGGTGCATTCCTGGCCCGTGAAAGAGCCAGAGCAGATGCAGAGTTCTATACAGCACAGAAAATTGCTGAGGCCAATAAGGTAAAGATATCACAAGCACACCTCCCACATTCTCGGAGAGTCtagacttgtttttgtaacttGAATTTGTTGCCCATCTTGCAGGTGAAGTTAACACCAGAGTATCTGCAGCTAATGAAGTACAAGGCCATCGCCACCAACAGCAAAATCTACTTTGGTAATGAAATACCCCAGATGTTTGTGGACTCTGGCTCTGCAGGGAGCTCTGTCAAGGTCTCTGCTGCCATGGACTCTGTGGGTGAGCAGTAATGCAGGACGTGGATGAAGTAGTGGGATGCACAGCACTACTGTTCCTCGTTAGGACTATCTGCTGGGGGGCAGTGGCTTTGTCCACGGGCCTCTGGCCCAGAGAAGCTCTGCTGACCTGGGGCTGTATTTCTCAAACATCTCAGAATCACTGATAGAAATCACATTGGAAGTTTGACGATGGAGTCAAATTCTTCTCCCTCGGAGAAGACAACTGTAGTTATTTTTGAGGCTTCCTATGCCTCTGTTCTTTTTTGATGAGGAATGACACCAAGTAGACTAGAATCATAGTTTAAGGtgagaaaaactaaatgaaatggcATCACCTGTGTGTATATGACAagctcctttttaaaattgagATTTACCCAAACTGTCCCCTGTTGCTGCACAGCTTAAACGGTCTGTGAACCCAGTCACAACAAAGAATATCCCAAATCCGTTACTACTTCTGTGTTAAACTGTGTTATGTGACATGTGTCCTAAATGAGCATTGAAGCATTAAGGTGAGAAAAACCAACCTGTTGTTCTGAAGATGGaaaggcaaaaatattttctaatcTATTATTTGTAACGAATACAGTTGTGAACTACCAAAATCCTTGTTAGTTTATCTGCATTGTCCGCTGACCATTCGCATCTCTAAGCCTCATCACTCTATAAGTACATTTTAACACTTCTTGCTACATGCTTTCTGTTCTTGCGTGGCTATGCATTTTACAAGTTAGTTATTTTCTAAACCCCCTTCATTTCAGACTGGTCTACAAAAGCAGGCTTCTCATTTCAAGCATATTTCTGTAGCTGTCACTAGCAGAAAAATGATGATCATATTCAGggtcataattttaatttgggttattacttgaaaaggtttacatgctcatTAATGTTCAGTTAACATGTCAGTTTCCTcgtactgtccattcctgcaaaTGTACCAAGGTATTTTCAGTGatattttctacatttcagCAAGTCAAGTGCAGGGCACCTCTGCAGCGCCTAAATCCTGGGGATagttaaatctttaaaaatgttgaatgttgaaaGTCCTAAACAAGAAGTAGCAAATATGTGTCACTCTGAGGATGATCCGTGATTCTGAACTGCCTGAAAAATACTAGCCCTTTTTAAGATGTGTCACTGTAGACAACTCACAGGGAAGATGAATGTATTGTTTGACTGTCAGATGTAACATCCTCTCTTCGTTGGTTTGAATTATTTTGTAACATTTCTTTTCAGCCCAGAGGACATTTTTGAATATGAATTGAGTTTGTACCACATTTTTGCTGTATGTGTATAAATCACTTTGTTTCTCACACTGTACCTTTAGAGGAAATGATATCTGTGCAActgtttgatttatatttttcattaggATTTATATTCATAACTGAGCCCActtggaaaaaatataattttaagtCACAAAAAGCAGCATTTGTACTTTAGTTTTATAACCAAACAACAGACATGTCACCTCAGCTACATTCAgtatgttgggtttttttgggggggtgtttGTCCTGTAAAGAACTTACAGGATGTGTAAACTAGTGAATTGCCTGTGAGCCTTTGGCAACATGACCCATCCtcccagaggaggaagatgtgaaGGAACTGCGGTGTCGAAAGGCATTTTATGTATGTCATAGTCTGTAGGAGTCAGTTAGTCAGTGTGGACCCATTTCTAGAGAAAGGTTGAGATGATCAGGACCAAAACTATTGACAAAAtggttcatgtttgtttgtttctcagcaCTTGACAAAGTTGTTTCAGTTGTTGCACAACAGATACGTGACCAGATTATAATTTTTCCAAAGAACCCAGTAGAGATCAGAGTTGTGTTTTCGTTTCATACTTTAAGTCTCAGGAGGAAGGTAGTACCAAATTTGGTGTGGGCAGGATTTGGCAGGCCTTTGGggaacttttttcccctcagtgaGAAAATATTTCTGTCATCCCAGAATTAAGAGGCTTTTGTCCTCAATTTGCTATGACCCGGTACAAACAGATGTTGTTGTCAGACGTTGATCCAGTTAGCCCGCAGTgacttttgtcatttaaattcTAATTTCTCAGATTAATTGAGATTGATGATGACTTGAAAGGCAAATGCTTTTGCACTGATTTCATTTGTTAATGTGCAATTAAGATATTGTCATTTGACAATAAAGCACTATGGGTTATTATGTAAGAAATCACTGGCATTAtcctgatttttttaatgtacatttaAAGTGCACTGATTATaggatgattattattattaataaaactgTTTAAATATGTGTTTCAAACAATAAAGTTTATAGTATCCAAATAGCTCTTATAATTCTGCCGGGTTATTTGCAAAGTTGAAAATGATTACTATTGACTAATAATTATGCCATGGAAGCACTTTGAGTTTCTCATCAAGCTATATAACAAGCTTTATTGTATCTTTGCATTTGACTAAAATGTTTCCAGGTTATTAAGAGAGTTACTGGATAACAATCGAACTTGGCACAAATAATTACTCTAATCAGATTGCAGACAAGAGCCCGGACGATTTTTGGGGTTggtgccgatatcgatattttGGAGTATAAGATTCCCAATActgatacatcggccgatatatacagtatacattttaaatctgtcaacgatttctaaaatgtcattatcaaaccttcatgacaaagaattgatggcttgatatttttgtttaaccatgaactttatcataagtAACTatatattgaaaatacaaatacaaccaaattaatagaacttataacaaacacttattttacataaaatgtaaacaaatatgCACAGTTAAAGGCTCAAATCTGTTGGCCCATAATATTGGTCGGCTCTTagaatatcggccgataccaaTGTCTGTGAAGGGctattatcggccaaccgatatatcggtcgggctgtagtttttattttgccccGAATCATTCATCATATGATTTGGCTCATGACCCCAAATTGAAAGAAATCCAAGGTAGCACGGGCTACCTTCAGCGGTGTCATCAGTCTCCGTATTGGATGATTTCATAGCTGACACTGAACATCAGCTTCACACTTCACTCCCccacacaaaaccaaaaagaccatgacaacagatgaaaacctacagacaaaaaacaccatattaaataaaatgaagggGAAACTGCTCAGCAATACAAGTTCCCGTTCATACATACttatatacaaaaaaagtacaagtgtactctgaaataaaaaacgtGAAATCTTGCAACATATTCATATACACATTGATATATTCCTATGTATACACAATGTATGTATTCACGTATAATAGAATGTATCAGCTTGTTTTAAAGATTGTTATCAAAACATCTCAGGTCTTTCCATTGCTGAAAATGATTGTTCTATTGAAACACTCCCCTCAGGAATCCCCTACATTTCCAGTGATCGTGTGCTGTAGGTGCTCGAGTACACCTGAAAGATGACATGAGGGgtttagatagatagacatgTAGATAGATACTACATTCGCTGCACACTTACAGTGAAGGAAATATGAGcgaaagacatttttaataggTCTGCATATGCGTTGGCCCCGCCTATCACATATTGGAGAGGGTAAAAACATCAGGAGCATGCATAGCCTCCAAAAGCAGCCGAGGAGTAGCACGTGAACTATAGTTTTGTCAAGTTCTTTTGTCGTACtttctgtacttttctttttttattttgcgcCTGTGAGAAGCCCCAGGGGGTTCccggcgaggaggcgagggtcGCGATGGACGTGCTGTCCTCGGAGCACCAGCAGGCTTGCGCGCCCCTCCTGCAGGGGCTGTGGGAGCGCGTGCGTGCGGGGCAGGAGGTGATCCTGCTCTGGCCGCTCCTGCCCGCGTCGTGCGCCTTCCTCGCGCACGTCCTCTTCTGCGCCCCTTTCCTGGCGCTGGACGCGCTGGCCGGCGTGTTCCAGCGCGTGCGCTCCTGGAGGATCGCCGCGGGCTCGggcccgccgccgccggcccGCCGGTGGCTCGGCTGCTTTTGCGCTGTGCTGTGCAGGTACCTGACCGTCGTCCTGCCCGCCAGCGCGCTGTTCCAGATCGTGCGCAGCCCCGCGCTGCCGGCGCAGGCCCCGTCCTGCCTGCAGCTCTTCGTGGAAGTCTGCGCGTGTTTGCTGCTGTTCGACACGCTCTTCTACGTGTGGCACTTCTCCATGCACAGGTGATCACTTGTATGTTATGTAAGTGCGGCCTACAACGTGGCCCACCTCTTAGGATTGTACTTCAGTTTCATTCTCCCGTCGACCCCTTTTTAAGAGTCTGAATGGGGAATAAACTGCACTCCAGCAATTCCTTAATCCTGAGGAAATTGTACTTTCCTTGAGTATTTCGATTTTCTCCTGCATATATTTACATACTCCATCTAAATCTCCAGCTCATGAAGATGAACTGACTTGTGTTAACTGTGTTGACCAATAACAAATCTGATCCACCTTGCTTGATTGGCACAGTTTCGATTGATCGCATTAAATAGGATTGCAATGGCAAACAACAAGCAATGTTTGTATTAAGTTATATAGCTCCTAATAAATGACTCAAGAGCCAATCCTTAAAATagatgagatttttttaacTTACATCAATCAGGTGACGAAATAACTTGAGggaaattattcatatttatagtCCGACTGCTCGAGATTAATTATACTTATTAAGTCACAATTCCGGTTTTTACCATGCACTCTTACTGCATTTCAATAATGTTCCTGGAATTGCACAGGAttgatagaaaacacaaaaagaatctataaaaataaaatatcctgACTTTAAGTCCCcaccaatgactgtatatgaagatgaagGACATGTCTACAGTTCTTCCCACtttacaaaagtgaaaccaaagTATACCAGATTTTTGATATACATTTTGGCAATCTGATTAGAGTAATTATTTGTGCCAAGTTCGATTGTTATCCAGTAACTCTGTTAATAACCTGGAAACATTTTAGTCAAATGCAAAGATACAATAAAGCTTGTTATATAGCTTGATGAGAAAATGGCCTCATCTTGCGCTGGTGATGTTATTTGGAACAAAGGGtcagggatggaggagggaagcCCCTGCTGAGACCACCTCTTCAGCGTCTCAccctgtttttatagcatcaaataacaaaattggaatcaaaCTTGATCATACATCAGGGTGATaggaactacctaaaatgacagaaagtatCTTTGGTAAAAATGTATGTACTCTTTAGTGTGGCCCATGTGCCATCGCCCatttgctaacatggaggggcgTGATAAGGGTTAAGATTTAATTGCACTTTAAaggttgtcttttgtttgttgtacTGCTGGTAGGAGTACTAGCAGAAATAGCAGAAccaactttttgttttgcatgacAGTATAatacagctgtttgtgtgtgccttATCAGGGTTCCCTGGCTCTACCGCAACatccaccagcaccaccaccggCACCGTGTGCCCTTTGCTCTGGCAGCCCAGGATGCCAGCTCGACTGAGttgctgtctctgctgctgctggccctgAGCAGCACCTGGGTGGTGGGCTGCCACCCTCTGAGCGAggtcctctttcacctcctcaaCAGCTGGATGGCAGTGGAAGACCACTGTGGCTACAATCTGCCCTGGGCTCTGCACAGACTGCTGCCCTGTCTGGGAGGAGCCCCCTTCCACCAAGCCCACCATGGCCTACACCGTGGCAACTACGCCCCCTACTTTACCCACTGGGATCACCTCTTTGGCACATACCACGAATGAGTGCTGTATGCACATCGAGAGTGATGGCAAATGCAGCAATTTGGGAAAATGCAAATTTGAAATTTACAGTGACTGTTAACATGACTTTAAGGATGTATTCTGCACATCTGGCTTTCCTGATAAGAGGCACACCTCATAATACAGCAGGATATGTACAATCAAAGACAAGACATTTTTAGACTTGTGACCACAAATCGCAGGACTGTCATAAAACTTACCTCATCGGAAAATGAAGATACTGCATCGTTCCCTCAGAACTACTACGTACAGATTGTTGATTTCACCAATTTTTGTGGACCAATCTCATGGTCCCAAGCAATACTGGGTAGTACAGTGTGATGGTATTTGGAAGATTCTATGGCTTGTTCCATAGCAATTCAATGCAGCTGGAGATGAAATGAGCGCAGGATTAGCAACAAATGATCCCTTATGATGTGTGCTTGGAtgtgattgaattttttttttttgggggggggggggggggggggggggggcgtataAGGCATCTAGCAAGTGAAAGTTTGTCATTGCTGTTCATGTGTCGTTAAAGGAAAAAGTAGGAAAAGGAAGATTAGGACTTTTTTGAGTTCTTGataagagttagatgagaagaccAATAAAACTCCTCATGTCTGGAGAGAAAATTGGAAGTTAAAACcagacagttagcttagctcagCAAGATGACTGGAAACAGGTGGGAAACAGCTAGCTTTGTTCATTGGACATTACTACGAAGCTTATGCGACTATGGCCATGAAATAGTCGAGCATATAACAAACTGTAAAACCATGAATTTTTACACAGATCAGACAAAGATATGACTTTTTAATCAGTTAGCTTTATGTCCTGTcagagatcagatcagatctgtGTTACCCTTACATAGCGTCAAACTATAGCTGCTTCCCCCTGTTTTCAGtcattatgctaagctaagcttacTAGCTGCTGACTTTAGCTTCATACATAGAGTGGAATCAATCTTCTCACCTAACACATGGCAAGTAAGCAAATTTCCCAAAAAGCTGAACTACTTCTAAACTACTATATAAATCTTTCATTTGTTATGAGAATAATTTTGTGCTGCAAATGCATTGTCATGGTTACAAAACTTACAAATGTGCATTTGTAAGTtttcggggggcagagttcaatagagttctctattgaactctgccccccgaactctgaactctgtctcccttccgaactctgccccccgctgacccccctgcccctgcatatctcctcacacccatcatccccccaccactcctcctggtcacacacacacacatctctcatccacctgtattattgtccactgcaactaaatctgtatagtatgttcatatcacctcaataagttatcgacctgtacatttgtccatattctgtatattctgtatattatctgttacctagcatagcatgttcactgcaccttaatctgtatattatagtctgtagaatacacttatacttatatttatagtatttatttatatttatagcatcccattaatcctatctgtaaattctgtaattacttttagcacagactcttgcactatctgcttattgcacttctggtgagatgccaaacctcatttcgttactctatacttgtatatgtgtaatgacaataaagttgaatctcatctcatatatgtatatagccTAACTTAATTTTTTAAGTGTAAGATCTAAATATTTCAGTGGGAAATGTAAGAaatctgcattttaaatgaatgtctttgttcttcttttcaattttcttgatgggcatgtttttttacagattatttttgttttgttacaatCTTCTAAGGGTTTTTGTGGATTAAACATTCTAAACAAAAGGCACTTTTGCAGGAGGCAGATGTGTGTCTTGTTCATCTCGGGTTTAGACTTTGAGTTGTGCTG from Scophthalmus maximus strain ysfricsl-2021 chromosome 3, ASM2237912v1, whole genome shotgun sequence carries:
- the ch25hl3 gene encoding cholesterol 25-hydroxylase-like protein, which produces MDVLSSEHQQACAPLLQGLWERVRAGQEVILLWPLLPASCAFLAHVLFCAPFLALDALAGVFQRVRSWRIAAGSGPPPPARRWLGCFCAVLCRYLTVVLPASALFQIVRSPALPAQAPSCLQLFVEVCACLLLFDTLFYVWHFSMHRVPWLYRNIHQHHHRHRVPFALAAQDASSTELLSLLLLALSSTWVVGCHPLSEVLFHLLNSWMAVEDHCGYNLPWALHRLLPCLGGAPFHQAHHGLHRGNYAPYFTHWDHLFGTYHE